The nucleotide window CGCTTTTGCTCACTGTGAACTACAGAATATTATTATCTAACACcatatttgttttattgattatacagggtttttttttattattattcaatataaaaaaaatcgcATAATGTGTCGGAAGTAACTGTAAATGGTAACTTAAGGTTTACATCCGAAAATCATATATATTTTAGTGTAATGTAATCATTAACATCACAAGCTAATGTGATTTTCCGATATGGTGTCTATATACAATTTTTGTCCCATTTTCAATTAAATGTAAGATGTAAATTATTTGCATACATGATTACATTTCATTgttattaattacattttacagggCATGCAACCTTTTTTTGAAACTGGATTGTCTGAAATGATGGGCTTTTGGTTAAGCATAAGTGGAAGTACAGCTTTCAgtggtttctttttctttacagGTGACTCATTACCGCTGGCATCACTGCGCCTTCTGGTATCTCCTTTGCAGCTTATGACAGCATCAATGTGGCAGGTGCTAAAGAAACAGGACGTGATGAACTACTGGAAGGTGGCAGAGTTTGTCTCATTGGTGGTGGATATGGTCCCTGAGCTGCTAATGTGCAAACAGAGGACTCAGCTGAACCTAGGGTTAAGAGTTAGAGTGAGTACTAACGCgagttttttgttggttttttttgttttttttttaaataaggctTTAGGCTCATCACCCTCATGGATGCAGATAAACTACATGATTAGTGAACTGTGCTGTGAACAAAGggcttttctactttttttctttccctcaaCAGTATATTCTTGAATTGTGTCGAAATGAAGACCTTGTGAAACCGGAGTTTATCATGCCTTACTTGGACAAGGTTAAATCACCACACGCCACCCTGGCAGATGTGAGTGTTTATAACACAGATAAAGTTTTCATATTCAGCACACCTGTGTTTGACCCTTAATCTGCTTAGTCATGGCTTTATGAGAAACATAATTTTTATACATGTGTTGCAGATAGAAGCCTCAAAAGAGGAAGATGTTATAGTTACCTTTCTTGAGTTGATTCAGACTCTCCTCAAAGACCCTGAAGAGAGACAAGACTTTTTCACGGTGAGGCAGCATAATTTACAACCCATTAAACCAAATGAACCCAATCGTGTTATTTGTAGTGACAGTAAGCTTCATATGAAGCAGATTTCTGTTGTCATTATTGTTATCAAGCTACAATACACCATGTTCTTTATTGTTTACTGTAATTAAGAATGCATGAATAAAAATGCCATAAAAGATAATAATGATGACAAAAACAAGATAtccaaaatgtattatttttaggggttaaaatgttaaaagaatATATTACACTGCTGCAAGGCCTGGGTGTGGTTTTTATTTAGGTTCCAGTAACACTGTTTTTATCACAGAAAGTCTTTCCTGCAGAGTTTGGACCTCAGTATGACCGTGATCTGCTGACGCTGTTTTGGGAGTTCTACTGTCGACTGGCACAACTGCTGCCTGTTCCTGACATTGAGCAGGTGAGAGGTGTTGTACTGATAAATACAGTGTGACACTTAACTCCTTTTACCCAAGAAGATACAATTAATATGAACTAATATTGGAAAAACATGAAGAGTTAAATGCATAATAGTGTTAACTGCTGTAGCTATCATAGCAGAGTGTTTCTGAAAGGAAAAGAACTATATAAAAGTGTGTGCACATTAAGACCATCTGTAATAATAAAATTTAGTCTATTTGAAGCACGGAAGGATAGCCAGCAAAAATGGCAACTTTGTATGATGACAGACTTGTAATGAGCATGATTTGTCCATGTACAGTGAATTAActaatttcatttgtttttgtgtgggttttcctgtcatttcagatttttaaagatttttaaaaaaatatttttaatataaaataacaataaaaaggtTATGTACATAAAATCCAAACAACAAAACTGGTTGAAAACCTACAACTTTCTGTCCATGTAGCATTTATTCCAGTAGTCTTTGCTCATGCTCATGCTCATGCTCATGCTCATCAGttcacaaaatgtgttttttgtctaaCTCTTAAAGGTAAATGCATAAGAGATCCTTGTATCCTTCTATTTGTCTAAATTGGTGTCTTTGTTTAGCTCTCCACTGCTCACTGTGCCAGCATACTTTACTCTGAGCACTCAGTTTTAGTAAAGTGTCAAGCCCAATGACACAAGAAATTACTGCTAATAAATTATATGTTAAATgaatgttaaaaatgtatttttattaaaattatattattataatatataattatgaataataataacaataataataataataataatactagtagtattagtattattaaaatGCTTCTGCATTCTTAGTCCTAAACCAGTGATGAATCTTACACCTGTTGTAATTTTAGGAACCTGTATGGGTCTGTATTATAGATGTGTAGAAAACTGCAAAAGGTCGAGTCAACATGTAACAAATTAATGCACTTAAATGAAAGCTGTGACCTAATATTTTAAAACCTACTTATTGCAGTGTCACCTGTTATGACATATGGAAAAAGATAAAGTTTGTGATTAATACATACTAAATTATGTCACTGCTATTAATGCCATGTGCATTAGTAACACTGTTTAGGAACTGGTAACTGTCTGCACTTCTGGGGACTTGAGCCTTTTCATTAATAATGCCTGAACTACAGTAAAGGCACATTTTACTTGATAATACCAATGGTTCAGGTCGTTTTTAAGCTATTTTTGAagttcaaacctgtgtttaggTAATTAATTCAAGTATACTGCATATTTATTACCTTTGCCACAGACTGTGTCCTGGCTCAGAGCTGAATCCTCTGCATTGGAGGATTGTGTTCATGCAGTCTGTGAACCTGCAGATCTGAAAAATCTGCTCCAACACCACAAAAACCTCGCATATTTAGAGCAATATGGTTAGTCACTTCCTGCAATCGCATCAAttgtattttccttttttgtgcaaACCTGTGGAAGTAACTGATGAATCTACCTCATTCTGTTTGTGCAGTTCCACCTTCAAGTATGGGCGACAACATCGTTTCCTCACTCTCTGCAGTCCTCCCCAGCAGAGGATCAAAATGTATAGAACAGGCCAACAAGTCAGATCCACCACAGGGTACCAGTGAAGACGCACAcactgtgacatttgtggaTCACATTGCAGTTGAAATAATCACAGTGACTGATTATGCAGAGGTTGAATTGGGTCCAAGCACTGATACTGAAGTGCTGATGGGAGAACACTGCTTTGAAGGAAGAGGTGCTAATGCAGTGGCTGAAGATTCATTGGTCACACTTGCTGAAGAGAGAGCCAAGGAAGAGGGGTCAGGTGAAGAagatgagaaagaaagacaagaaaaatcAAACGCCCATTCAGAAGTGAACATGGTTGACTCGGCATCCCCTCAGCCTGTAATGCCTGCGGGGCCGCATGACTGCCCCGACTGCGAAAAGAAATTCAAGTTTGCGTCTTCACTAATTGCCCACAGAGTCATCCACACCGGGGAGCGCCCTCACCGTTGCAGGGACTGTGGCCGCTGCTTCTCCTTCAGGCAGTCCCTCGACAGACAccggcacacacacaaaactgggCGCAAGTACAACTGCCTCATCTGCGGAAAGACCTTCAACTCCCTGTCAGCACGCACTGAGCACAAGCAAACGCACATGAAAGACTGCATTTACACCTGCCAGCAATGCAACAAGACATTTAACTGGGAGCTGTCGCTTGCGAGGCATCTAAAAACTCACACCGATGGGCAGACTGCAAACGTGCTTGCAGACCGCTGCAAAGATGGGAAAGACTTTGCGATGGCTGAGGCCAACATCAGTGAGGCTAATGTTGAACTCTCTGAACTGCACTGCCAGGTGCAGGCAAATGATCACTGCAGCCCAGAGGGTGAGCAACATAAGAGCAGAGAGCCTCAGGGTCTCATCTCTGAACCTGACAATGATGTCATTACTCCAGTCAAGGTCCGCACAAGTGGGCGCAAACGCAAACCAACCATGAAGATCCAGCTGATAAATTTACAGAAGCAAATGATGACTAAAAGCAGAAAAGAGATCACGAGTGCAAAGCCTCCTCCACTGAAGCCTTGGCCTTTAAGCTGGTAAAAACTTGTTTTTGATGGGTCATGTTTTAGATATGGTTAAGCTATTTTCTGATTCCGTTGTGATGGCATGATGCAAAATTTGCAGGTTTGCATCTCAGCATGCTCTCTGAAACATAACATCCTGTTTTGCTTACACTTTTTATTACAAGTTTAGTTGTACATATGATTGAGTATAAAAATAATGGGAAAGAGGctgattaaaatcatttttgattaatgtcccttttctcttttatgtTACAGTGCAGAACACTCATATGGGTCACCTGTGGTCTCGTCGAAGGATGCTAATGAAAGTAAGTGTTATTTAGCATTTTGAAGTTACTGAATCTTTGTACCATTAATACAAAATCACAGAGAGAACAATTCATAAATAAGATTGAATAGAAAGTTGATTTATAACACAaaataatattataaatgtcAAAGTATTGATAGATGTAGAAATTACAACTTTATTAATATAgcacctttttaaaaatgcaagcACACTaataaaggaataaaaaatCCATTAAGAAATTGAAATAGTAAAAAAGGGATCATAAAAAAACATCACATAAACGCAAATCTACAAGGGCGTGCATGAGAAGTGATCAAGGAGGTCACTGATTCCATCAGGATTGGCTCATTGGGCAGGTGATTTCATGGCAGAGGGGATCTGACAGCAAAAGCAAGGTCATCTTAATCTTCAACTGTGGAACAACCACTTCACCTTGTCCTGGTCAATATTCCTGCTTTGTATAGAGTTATCAGTACAGtcttaaatgaatttaaaaaaaatgtacatgaAGCTAGGATTGATGCCATCTGCTGAAGCCAATGTGAAGTCAGGCTACCACATTCTGAACTACTTGGAAACAGGAGAGTTTACTTTTTTAATGCTAGAAAAAATTTTGAATTACTTTGAATTCCAAATACAATACAAGGGGTGGCTCTAATGAAGCTTCATTAGAGCCACCCCTCAATGTGCTTTATATAACTGTCAAATGGCATTTAGGGTCACAGGCTAGGCTTATCTGTGGCCTCTTATAGTGAATAGCAGTGAAAAAAGATATTTGGAAGCCTGAAGTACCttattaaacaacaaaaaatgtaaagGCATGTAACTGTTAAAACACAAAAGTTATAACAATTTATCCAAcattgattttgttttatttttagtacGGTTTTTTCCTCTCATTTATGATAATTTTGTCAGGTTCTGCAGCAGACTGCTCATCGGCTGCTTTCTCCTGTCCCGAGTGCTCCTTCCATCACTCAGAACAAGCACAGGTTCAGCAGCACATCTATGACGTTCACTCCGTTGAGATCACTGAGGACAAGTCAGTTCTTCAGGCACTCACAGATGAAGAGGGAAATTTTAGTTGTGCAGACTGCGAGAAAAGCTTCAGGTTCCTTTCCTTACTAAAAGCCCATCAGCGCATCCACACAAGTGAGCAGCCCTTCTCATGCTCCCAGTGCGGGCGCCATTTCTCTTTCAAACAGTCGCTGGAGAGGCACAAGCAGACACATACCTTGGGACGCCAGTACGAGTGTGTGATCTGCAGGGAGGTCTTCAAGTCCCTGGCTGCTCAGAAAGAGCACAAGAGCACCCACATGGAAAATGGGGAGTACCTGTGTTCAGAGTGTGGGCGTGCGTTCACCTGGAAGTCAGCACTGGTGAGGCACCTAAAGACCCACAGCGTGGATGCTGACAAGTCAGAGGATTCTTACAAATGTCCTCGCTGTGATTTGAGTTTCAGCTGTGCCAGCTACCTCAACAGGCATCTCCAGACTCACCAGGAGGAACGAGTCCATACCTGCAACTGTGGAAAGAGCTTTGCCTACCGAGCAGCTCTTACTGCACACCAGCGTATTCATCAGAAAGAGCGgccacacacgtgcacacagtGTGGCAAGGGCTTCCTCTACAAGGGAGGTCTTCTGAGCCACATGAAGATCC belongs to Oreochromis niloticus isolate F11D_XX linkage group LG17, O_niloticus_UMD_NMBU, whole genome shotgun sequence and includes:
- the LOC112841622 gene encoding zinc finger protein 11, whose translation is MDSGVLMATSRGDSLPLASLRLLVSPLQLMTASMWQVLKKQDVMNYWKVAEFVSLVVDMVPELLMCKQRTQLNLGLRVRYILELCRNEDLVKPEFIMPYLDKVKSPHATLADIEASKEEDVIVTFLELIQTLLKDPEERQDFFTKVFPAEFGPQYDRDLLTLFWEFYCRLAQLLPVPDIEQTVSWLRAESSALEDCVHAVCEPADLKNLLQHHKNLAYLEQYVPPSSMGDNIVSSLSAVLPSRGSKCIEQANKSDPPQGTSEDAHTVTFVDHIAVEIITVTDYAEVELGPSTDTEVLMGEHCFEGRGANAVAEDSLVTLAEERAKEEGSGEEDEKERQEKSNAHSEVNMVDSASPQPVMPAGPHDCPDCEKKFKFASSLIAHRVIHTGERPHRCRDCGRCFSFRQSLDRHRHTHKTGRKYNCLICGKTFNSLSARTEHKQTHMKDCIYTCQQCNKTFNWELSLARHLKTHTDGQTANVLADRCKDGKDFAMAEANISEANVELSELHCQVQANDHCSPEGEQHKSREPQGLISEPDNDVITPVKVRTSGRKRKPTMKIQLINLQKQMMTKSRKEITSAKPPPLKPWPLSCAEHSYGSPVVSSKDANESSAADCSSAAFSCPECSFHHSEQAQVQQHIYDVHSVEITEDKSVLQALTDEEGNFSCADCEKSFRFLSLLKAHQRIHTSEQPFSCSQCGRHFSFKQSLERHKQTHTLGRQYECVICREVFKSLAAQKEHKSTHMENGEYLCSECGRAFTWKSALVRHLKTHSVDADKSEDSYKCPRCDLSFSCASYLNRHLQTHQEERVHTCNCGKSFAYRAALTAHQRIHQKERPHTCTQCGKGFLYKGGLLSHMKIHSEEMPFMCSFCGKSFKRERNMKKHERCHTRENVFSCSQCDKSFVYKATLVRHELTHSGERPYLCSDCGKGFFSHAELLKHERFHTGHKPFQCPHCGKKFTQSCYLTIHLRYHTGVRPYTCNECDKSFLSANRLKRHQRTHSGEKPYVCGECGKGFRQSYNLKMHQRTHVMKLP